The Amycolatopsis endophytica genome includes the window GACCGCGGCAGCGGCAGCGTGGTCCGGATCGGCCTGTAGCACAAAGCTCCCCCAACGCCACATGGGGGGAGCTCGGCAGAGGCGGGCGGGCTCAGCGGTTCAGCACGTTCCGGATGGCGTCGCGGGCTCGGTCCATCAGGGCGGCCGGCGGGCCGAACAGCATGTTCTTCGCGGCGCTTTCCGTTCCCGGGTGCGGGCGGGTCGGGGCGACGGCCTCGGCCGCCCGCACCGTGTCGGCCATCGCTTCCAGGCGCTGCCGGTCGTGGGCCTCACGCAGGAGCGGGAATTCGGACCGCTCTTCGTGCTCGGCGTGGGCCAGCACGTCGTCGCGCAGCTGCATCAGCAGGGTGTCGAAGCCCTCGGCCTCGGGACCCAGTTCGTCCAGTGTCGACAGCAGTTCCTTGGCGCGGTGCTCCTCGCCGACCCGCGCGTCCACGATCGGCTCACCACCTTCGAGGCGCCGTACCTCGGGGTGGACCAGCTCCTCCTCCGCGGTCTCGTGCACCGACAGCACGCGCACGAGGTCGCGGAAGGCGTCCCGGCGCTCCTCCCCCGAAGCCTGTTCGACCTCGCCGAACAGGCGCCGGATCTCCTGGTGCTGCTCCTCCAGCAGCTCGATGACGTCCTTCTTGTCCGTCGACACGATCGCTCCCTTCGTCCGCCGGGAGGGTTACCCGCCCCGGCGGGGGTTCACTCGTTCCGCGGCGAACCGGGACGTGACAAGATCCGTTCACACCACACGACGACGTGTGCCGAAAGGACGGTCATGACACGATCGCTGCTCGCCCTGCTGGTCCTCGTGGGCTCGGTTCTGGTGCCCGCCACGGCCTCCGCCGCGGACGGCCCGGTGCTGCTCGTCCCCGGGACGACGCTGACGGCCGAGGTATTCGACTGGAACTACGTGCCGGCGCTCACCGCCGAGGGCCGCCCGTTCTGCACGGTGACGCCGCCGGACAACGGCATGGCCGACATCCAGGTCGCCGCCGAGTACGTCGTGCACGCGATCCGCGCGGTCAGCGCGAAGGCCGGGCACAAGGTCGACATCATCGGGCACAGCCAGGGCGGCATGGTCCCCCGCTGGGCGCTGAAATACTGGCCGGACACCCGCGCGGACGTCGACGACCTGGTCGGACTGGCGCCGTCGAACCACGGGACGGTCGTGGCGCAGGCGGTGTGCCTGCCCGGGTGCGCGCCCGCGTTCTGGCAGCAGCGCACCGGCGCGGCCTTCCTGACCGCGCTGAACTCCGGCGCCGAGACCTGGGCGGGCATCGACTACACGAACGTCTACACGATCCTGGACGAGGTGGTCGCCCCCAACCTGGACGACAACGGCAGCTCGTCGCTGCACACGGGGCAGGGCCGGATCAGCAACATCGGACTGCAGGAGGTGTGCCCGGCGCACGTCGCCGACCACCTGACGACCGGCACGAGCGACGGGGTCGCCTACGCGCTGGCGCTGGACGCGATCACCCACGACGGCCCCGCCGACCCGGCGCGCCTGCCCGCGGACGTGTGCGCGCGGCTGCTGATGCCGGGCATCGACCCGCTCCACCTGGCCCTGGACGAAGCCGCGATGGCCACGACGATCGCCACACAGGTCGCGCTGTACCCGCACGTGGCAGCCGAACCGGAACTGGCCGCCTACGCCCGTTAGGCACCGAGGGTGCCGATTTCCGTGGAGAGGATCGTGGCCTGCTCGTCGAGCACGCGGTCGTCGGGTGCGGCGCCGACGCGCCCGCGGAGTTCGTCGCGCTCGACGACCGTCATCGCGCCCTCGTGGCGAGGCAGCTCGCTCGCGGGCAGCACCGCCAGCCTGCCCTTTTCCATGACCAGCCGCGCTCCCGCCCCGGCCTGCAGCAACGCCCTCAGATCCGCCGCGGTCACCTTCATCCGGCCTCCCTTCGCCTGCCCCGGCATACCCGTTCCGCGCGGGGGCCAAGCGTGCCGGAGAAGCCGCCGGAATAGG containing:
- a CDS encoding hemerythrin domain-containing protein; its protein translation is MSTDKKDVIELLEEQHQEIRRLFGEVEQASGEERRDAFRDLVRVLSVHETAEEELVHPEVRRLEGGEPIVDARVGEEHRAKELLSTLDELGPEAEGFDTLLMQLRDDVLAHAEHEERSEFPLLREAHDRQRLEAMADTVRAAEAVAPTRPHPGTESAAKNMLFGPPAALMDRARDAIRNVLNR
- a CDS encoding esterase/lipase family protein, encoding MTRSLLALLVLVGSVLVPATASAADGPVLLVPGTTLTAEVFDWNYVPALTAEGRPFCTVTPPDNGMADIQVAAEYVVHAIRAVSAKAGHKVDIIGHSQGGMVPRWALKYWPDTRADVDDLVGLAPSNHGTVVAQAVCLPGCAPAFWQQRTGAAFLTALNSGAETWAGIDYTNVYTILDEVVAPNLDDNGSSSLHTGQGRISNIGLQEVCPAHVADHLTTGTSDGVAYALALDAITHDGPADPARLPADVCARLLMPGIDPLHLALDEAAMATTIATQVALYPHVAAEPELAAYAR